A stretch of Lathyrus oleraceus cultivar Zhongwan6 chromosome 6, CAAS_Psat_ZW6_1.0, whole genome shotgun sequence DNA encodes these proteins:
- the LOC127092412 gene encoding beta-galactosidase, with product MGKEFHMMVGMMLLLCLWVCGVTASVSYDHKAIVIDGQRRILISGSIHYPRSTPEMWPDLFQKAKDGGLDVIQTYVFWNGHEPSPGNYYFEGRFDLVKFIKLAQQAGLYVHLRIGPYVCAEWNFGGFPVWLKYVPGMAFRTDNEPFKAAMQKFTTKIVSLMKAENLFQTQGGPIIMSQIENEYGPVEWEIGAPGKAYTSWAAQMAVGLDTGVPWDMCKQEDAPDPVIDTCNGYYCENFTPNENNKPKMWTENWSGWYTDFGSGISHRPIEDLAYSVARFIQNRGSFVNYYMYHGGTNFGRTSSGLFIATSYDYDAPIDEYGLVNEPKWGHLRDLHKAIKQCEPALIAVDPTVTYFGKNLEAHVYYISSSVCVAFLANYDTKSAATVTFGNSHHDLPPWSVSILPDCKTEVFNTAKVGVQSVIKTMTPTNITFDWQSYTEDPAFSSEDDSVTAEALWEQINVTRDSSDYLWYLTDVNISPNESFIKNGPSPVLTANSAGHVLHVFVNGQLSGTVYGGLDNPKLTFSESVNLKVGNNKISLLSVAVGLPNVGLHFETWNVGVLGPVTLKGLNEGTRDLSWQKWSYKVGLKGESLSLHTITGSSSVEWTQGSSLAKKQPLTWYKTTFNAPSGNDPLALDMSSMGKGEIWINDQSIGRHWPGYIAHGNCGECDYAGTFTNAKCRRNCGEPTQKWYHIPRSWLSPSGNVLVVLEEWGGDPSGISLVKRT from the exons ATGGGAAAAGAGTTTCACATGATGGTGGGAATGATGTTGTTATTGTGTTTGTGGGTTTGTGGCGTTACAGCTTCTGTTAGTTATGATCATAAAGCCATTGTAATTGATGGACAGAGAAGAATTTTGATATCTGGTTCTATCCACTATCCAAGAAGCACACCAGAG ATGTGGCCGGATTTATTTCAAAAGGCTAAAGATGGAGGTCTTGATGTTATTCAAACTTATGTATTTTGGAATGGACATGAGCCTTCTCCTGGAAAT TATTACTTTGAGGGTAGATTTGACTTGGTAAAGTTTATCAAGCTAGCACAGCAAGCTGGCCTTTATGTTCATTTGCGAATTGGTCCCTATGTTTGCGCAGAATGGAACTTCGG AGGATTTCCCGTTTGGCTCAAGTATGTTCCGGGCATGGCTTTTAGAACAGACAATGAACCATTTAAG GCTGCAATGCAAAAATTTACCACTAAGATTGTGAGCTTGATGAAAGCTGAGAATTTGTTTCAAACTCAAGGTGGTCCAATAATTATGTCTCAG ATTGAGAATGAGTATGGACCTGTGGAATGGGAGATTGGTGCTCCTGGAAAGGCTTACACAAGTTGGGCTGCTCAAATGGCGGTAGGTCTAGACACCGGCGTACCTTGGGATATGTGCAAGCAAGAAGACGCCCCTGATCCCGTT ATTGACACTTGCAATGGATATTATTGTGAAAACTTCACTCCCAATGAGAACAATAAACCCAAAATGTGGACCGAGAATTGGTCCGGATG GTACACTGATTTTGGTAGCGGTATATCTCATAGACCGATTGAAGATTTGGCATACTCAGTTGCAAGATTCATACAAAATCGCGGCTCCTTTGTTAACTACTACATG TACCATGGAGGGACTAATTTTGGTCGAACATCGAGTGGTCTTTTCATTGCAACAAGCTATGATTATGATGCTCCTATTGACGAATATG GACTTGTGAATGAACCAAAATGGGGACATTTGAGAGACTTACATAAAGCAATAAAACAGTGTGAGCCAGCTTTGATTGCTGTGGATCCTACGGTCACATATTTCGGGAAAAACCTCGAG GCACATGTGTACTACATAAGTAGTAGTGTTTGTGTTGCATTTCTTGCAAATTATGACACGAAATCGGCTGCAACGGTTACGTTTGGAAATAGCCATCATGACCTTCCACCTTGGTCTGTCAGCATTCTTCCTGATTGCAAAACCGAAGTTTTCAACACTGCAAAG GTTGGTGTGCAAAGCGTCATAAAAACGATGACTCCGACAAACATTACATTTGATTGGCAATCATATACCGAAGATCCCGCCTTCTCTAGTGAAGACGATTCTGTCACAGCAGAAGCACTTTGGGAGCAGATCAACGTTACTCGCGATTCTTCAGATTATTTGTGGTATTTGACAGA TGTCAACATTAGTCCTAATGAAAGTTTTATAAAGAACGGTCCGTCTCCTGTTCTGACCGCAAACTCAGCAGGTCATGTTCTACATGTTTTTGTTAATGGACAACTTTCAG GAACTGTATATGGAGGATTGGATAATCCTAAGTTAACATTTAGTGAAAGTGTGAACCTAAAAGTTGGCAATAACAAGATTTCTTTACTTAGTGTTGCCGTCGGTCTTCCG AATGTTGGCTTGCACTTTGAAACATGGAATGTTGGAGTGTTAGGACCTGTAACATTGAAGGGTCTAAACGAAGGGACTCGCGACTTGTCATGGCAGAAATGGTCTTACAAG GTTGGACTAAAAGGCGAATCATTGAGCCTTCATACCATAACTGGAAGTTCCTCTGTTGAGTGGACACAAGGATCATCATTGGCTAAAAAACAACCTTTGACTTGGTACAAG ACAACCTTTAACGCGCCGAGTGGCAATGATCCGTTGGCTCTAGATATGAGTAGCATGGGAAAGGGTGAAATATGGATAAATGATCAGAGCATCGGTCGTCATTGGCCTGGATATATTGCTCATGGTAATTGCGGCGAATGTGATTATGCCGGAACTTTTACTAATGCAAAATGCAGAAGAAATTGTGGAGAACCTACACAGAAATGGTATCATATCCCTAGGTCATGGTTGAGTCCAAGTGGGAATGTGTTGGTTGTGCTTGAAGAATGGGGAGGTGACCCTAGTGGAATTTCATTGGTGAAAAGAACATGA
- the LOC127092411 gene encoding mitochondrial outer membrane protein porin 2 yields MSSKGPGLFSDIGKLSRDILTKDYNSDQRFTISSSTNSGIDLNSTLLKSRGLSSGDVAAQINNKNNTLLFKVDTESSVLTTFTLTDFVPSAKAVASIRLPDYKSGKIEIQYLHDHAGFTTSVDLNCNPAIDFSATIGTPGIAFGAETSYSTSVGKFTKYNAGLCLKMPSSHASVILADKGDSMKVSYLRDLEKLNGGAVVGEISRKFSTNENTLTVGCSYVVDPRTTVKTKLNNHGNLGALLRHELTHRSFLTISGAFETKALENSPKFGFSLLLKP; encoded by the exons ATGTCGTCCAAAGGCCCCGGTCTCTTCTCCGATATCGGAAAATTATCCAGAG ATATCCTTACCAAGGATTACAACTCCGATCAGCGATTCACAATCTCCTCCTCCACCAACTCCGGCATC GATTTGAATTCAACGTTATTGAAGAGTAGAGGACTTTCCTCTGGTGATGTTGCTGCTCAAATTAACAACAAAAACAATACTCTCCTTTTCAAAGTTGATACTGAATCAAGT GTGTTGACGACATTTACTCTCACAGATTTCGTGCCTTCTGCGAAAGCCGTTGCTTCTATTCGATTACCTGATTACAAATCCGGAAAG ATTGAGATTCAATATCTTCATGATCATGCTGGTTTTACTACTTCTGTTGATTTAAATTGCAACCCTGCTATTGATTTTTCTGCGACAATTGGTACTCCTGGGATTGCATTTGGTGCGGAAACTAGCTACTCCACGAGTGTTGGGAAGTTTACAAAGTATAATGCTGGATTGTGTTTGAAGATGCCGAGTTCGCATGCTTCTGTCATTTT AGCTGACAAGGGAGACTCCATGAAGGTATCATACTTGCGCGACCTGGAAAAATTGAATGGGGGAGCGGTTGTGGGAGAAATTAGCAGAAAGTTTTCTACGAATGAGAACACATTGACAGTTGGATGTTCTTATGTGGTTGATCCTCGAACAACGGTGAAGACAAAGCTGAATAACCATGGTAATCTTGGGGCGTTATTGCGGCATGAGCTTACACATAGGTCATTCTTGACAATCTCTGGCGCCTTTGAAACAAAGGCATTGGAAAATAGTCCTAAGTTTGGTTTCTCCCTTCTGCTCAAGCCTTAA